The Phosphitispora fastidiosa DNA segment ATCCGGCATGCCCCTTGACAGTATAACCATTTATTGTTCCATTTGAACGGTCAACCGAAACAATTATCATAGCCCTCAACCCTAGGCCTCAATTTTTTCTACAGTTACCTTTGTATATGGCTGACGATGACCGGTTTTCCGACGGTAGTTCTTCTTGGCCTTATACTTAAAGACAATAATTTTCTTGGCCTTACCATGGCTCAGAACCTTTAATACAGCTTTTGCCCCGTCAACAAAAGGAGCGCCTACCTTCAGGTCTTCTCCTTCACCTACGGCCAGCACATCGGTGATTTCAACGGTTTCGCCTTCTCCGGCTGCCAATTTCTCAACAAAAATGACATCACCTTCCTTCACACGATACTGCTTGCCTCCTGTAGCAATAACGGCGTACATACATACACCTCCCTCGTTTAGACTCGCCAGGCCGGGCACGGT contains these protein-coding regions:
- the rplU gene encoding 50S ribosomal protein L21, with the protein product MYAVIATGGKQYRVKEGDVIFVEKLAAGEGETVEITDVLAVGEGEDLKVGAPFVDGAKAVLKVLSHGKAKKIIVFKYKAKKNYRRKTGHRQPYTKVTVEKIEA